ATCTCACTATTGAAGAGACCAAGGAGGAATCGCTAAAATACCCTTGCATATCCCCATTTTCTAACGCTTGTTAGGATTGAGGTTTCCGTGCTCTTTATTCCTTCAATTTTTCCAAGCTTTTCTATTAGAAAGTTCTCAAGTTCCTGAAGGTCCTTCACGGTTACCTGCATTAATACGTCGTGGGCCCCGGTGGCTATTCCCAAGACATCAACTTCCGGAAGTTTGGAAAGCTCTTCAACTGCTCTTTTGATTTTGTTGGGCTCGATGTCAACGGCTATAAACGCCACTATGTTGTAGCCAGCTTTGAAGGGGTTTATTAAGGCGGCGAACTTTCTTATTACTCCTTCTTCGATGAGCTTTTTTACCCTGAGCCTTACGGTTGATTCGGGTATTCCTATTCTCCGGGCTATCTCGGAATAGCTCATCCTCCCGTCTTCTTGAAGCAACCTCAAGATGTTCTTATCCGTTTCGTCCAATTTCATTTTGTCACCCAATTAGTATTTTGTTTAAATATTGTACTGATGAATTTTAAATGTTTTGTGGTATTTTTGTCAGATTCAGCAAAATTTGACCGAAAATGCTATTAATTTCAAACGCATATTTAACTCGGTGGAAGAATTGAGAAAGGAAGAGATTATAGAGCGGTATTCACGAATCTTTCCGAAGGCTTCCCGTGTAACCTACGCCCCAATAGTTGCGGTTAAAGCTAAAAACGCGAAGGTGTGGGACATTGAGGGGAGGGAGTACATAGACTTTTTGAGCGATGCAGCCGTTCAAAACGTTGGTCACAACAACGAGAGGGTTGTTAAGGCAATAAAAGAACAGGTTGAGAGGCTTATTCACTTCACTTTTATCTACGGCTTTACACTTGAGCCCCTTCTACTCGCGGAAAAGCTTGCTGAAATTTCTCCAATTGAAGAGCCAAAAATAGCCTTCGGTTTAAGCGGGAGTGATGCAAACGATGGGGCAATAAAGTTTGCCCGGGCTTATACCAAAAGGAGAACCCTTTTAAGCTATCTTAAGAGTTATTACGGCTCAACTTACGGTGCATCAAGCATAACAGGTCTTGATTTTCATGTTAGGGC
The Thermococcus sp. 2319x1 DNA segment above includes these coding regions:
- a CDS encoding Lrp/AsnC family transcriptional regulator produces the protein MKLDETDKNILRLLQEDGRMSYSEIARRIGIPESTVRLRVKKLIEEGVIRKFAALINPFKAGYNIVAFIAVDIEPNKIKRAVEELSKLPEVDVLGIATGAHDVLMQVTVKDLQELENFLIEKLGKIEGIKSTETSILTSVRKWGYARVF